The sequence GCCTTGATCTCACGAACCAAATCAGCCGTCGAATTGGCAACCTCCTTCGCAGCCTGGACGAAATGACGCCTAGCCACCGGATTATTGGTCGTTGAACTAGCAATACGACAAGCGTTACACAAAGCCGAAGTGTGCTTCGCAATGATGGTAGCAGCCGAAAGGACCTGCTGCTGCGAGCTGGCTGGACCGCGCAAGACTTCGCAACTCTGACGAATTGCCTGTGACGCTCGAGCGAATTGGGACTGGTCTACCAATCCAGGACGACCTCCAACGCTCGTAGGGTTAGAAATACCGACCAGGTAAGCAGCTTGAGCCGCCGATTCAATCAACCCGCGAATCGAGTCAGACACGGAATCAACAGAGTGCCCGAACTCAACATGCTTAGACAGCTTGGCATTGTTGGCGATTCCAGTCATTCCGTCGCCCAGAGTGCGCGACTTTTCCATAACGGTGTCCAAGCAATCAAAGTATCCTTGATCAGTCAACGGTTCTTGAGCGGATTCCAGCAGTGGTCTCAAAGATTCAATGCTGCGAATGGCACTGTCACATTCCTTCTGTCCGGGAGCTGCTTGGGTACACACATCTACCAAGCGATTGATGCTCTCCGTCACCATACGAGCCGCCGAAGACAGTTCGTTCTTGGCGTTGGGCCTGTCCGGATCTCCAGCTACAAATTTGGCAGTTCCCAGCAAGGTTGCCGACTGATTGGAAACACCACGCAAGGAGTTGACAATCTCTTCGCGGGCTCGATCCTCAACGGTTTGACCAGCCATTTCCAATGTGACAGTCAAAAGCTCTTTGTAGGCATGATAGAAATCTTGACTGGTATTGGCCAATTTGATGGAGCTGTCGTACGAGTGTGCGACCTGACCACCAGCAACGTTCAAAGTTTCAGCGGCGCTTTTCAATTCATTCTGCAGTTGGCCATAGGCGCGGGTTGAAGGCGGGAACTCACCCGTATCCAGGATAGCTCGCAGATCTGCCATGTTTTCATAGGCTTCGTTTATATCTTTCACACCCGGGAAGCAGTCGATGGTTCTACCCAGTGAGCCTTTGGTCCGCTTCATTACCTGAACCAGTTGGTCTTGATTGTCTAGGTTTTGCAGCGTTTTCTGTGCTTCTTCGATCACCAGAATCGAATCAAGAATCACCTGATCAGCGCAGTCGACAACTCCGGGGTTCTTGGTTGTCGCTACCACCCCACGGACACTCTTGGTGTATTCCCCAAGTGCGAGGGCAGTGTCTCTTCCGGCCACACCAGCGTAGGTACGGTTACCTTGCTGAACAGCTGACATGAGTTGATAAAGGGAGGATTCCACGTTGTTGCTGGCTCCTGCTAGTTGTTTGAAGCAGCTGTCCGCCGTCTCACCGGGAAGAGGGCGCAAGTTGCCTTCTTGGCCTGCACGGCGAGTGTCATTCAGAACATTCCTCAAGTTACGCACAGCTTCCAGGGCGGCATCCAGCTCGTTGCCTCCACAGGCTTCCCTGGCACGGTGTGCTGCCGATCGTAGATCATGAATAGCGTGACTAAGGTTCAAGGCAGATCGGGACAATTGCTGTGAAGCGGCCGAATCCATTACGGTCGGTTGAAGGTCTCGAGCTGATTGGGCTACCTGTGCTCCTGGTTCCAGGAACATTTCAGCAGCATCGATCAAACCAAGTTGAGCATTGGGATCGTCCGGACGGGAAAGGGTGTTTTTGACTCCAGCGACCAGACGTGGAATTTGATCTGCCACGGTTTGACAATCTTGCAGTAGGATCGCcttggtttgaacatcgttgCTGTGGATTAGAGCGTTTTGTGCTGCAGTGATGCATTGTGTAGCAGTTGCGGCTGCATGTTTGGAACACTGTTCAAGACGATTGATGAGTCTGCGTTTGATTTCTGGGGTGTTGGCGGTAGTTGTTGTGATCACGCGAAGTTCCTCCGCAGCGATACGAAGTGATTCTTGATGACCGGAGTCGTGTGGGTTACCGGCGCATAATCGGGCTGCTTCTACCATTCTAGCGGTGGCATCGGCGAGCTGCTTGGCAGCTTCCAGCAGTTTTCGTTGTAGATTCGAATCctcttgacgttcggcttcaccCTTGATGCTCTGAATCAGCATAGCAGTAGCTTTGCCCAGTTGTTGCGCTTGGCGAATCATTTCCTGTGGGTCTGAAGCAGAAACAAGAATATCCGTGGCAACCAAAACTTCTTCGACAGGGTTGTCATCGACGCGACGAGCCTTTTCACGTGAACTCAGCTTAATGTGTTCGAGAAGTTCGGCCAATGTCTTGGACACGTCCTTAGCGGCACTCATGAGGTCACCGCGTAGCTGTTGATTATCGGTGGCCTCATTGCAAACTTCAACAAGGTTGGCCACAGCTTTTGCCACTTCGCGGGCAGCTGATTCCAGTTGTTCACGACAAGCTGGACTCTGAATCGTTGGCGCAACGACGCGAGCGCATGCAACCAGCTGACTGGTGGCCAAAGCGCACTGACTGGCGGCAGCAATAACTGAAACAATGTTAGATAAGAATAAGTTCTGAGGCATGTAACAGGACTATAAAAAGTGTATCCTACCTTTATTTCGTGTAGCTTCGTCTTCAGTGACGGCTGCAATCGATTTGGCCTTCAACACCAAGGCTGCTGTTGTATTGGCAACCGCCTTTGCTAGGCCGAGCAACATATCATGCAACTCACGGCTTTCAATGCTTTCTTCGCCCATGCTGCTGAGCACCTGTCCACTGGCTTCGCCAACACGGCTAGCAGCATTCAACAAATTCTGTCGTGGTTCTTTGCTTTCCGGCTCGGCCGATTTCAACAAGTCACTGAACGCCGAGCATAGTTTCCTGGTTGCTTCCAGCAGCTTATCGCCCGTACAATCATCGTCCATCAGGGCAGCGATCAGCCGGACTTCCTTGGTGACCTCCGGGATGCTCTGGGTGATCTGCGAAACGGCAGCCCCGACGGCATCGTGATCGATTTCGTCCGGTTGTGAGGCGGTCACAACCTGGGCCGTGGCTGCGTTCATCGTCGCCAGATGAGTGGTGACGGTTTGCTTGGAGGTGTCCAAGGTTTCTTCGCGCCACTGTAGCGATCCAGGGTCCGTTCCGAGCGGAGGTAGTTGTGCCTTGCTCTCCAGATCTTTTTCAGCTTTATTGATGGCATCCTGACCGGCGGAGATGTATCCGACAAGGGCTCTCTGTGGTTCCGACAGAACCGTACTGATGCGTGTTTGTTGCAACTAAAGTGGTGGGGAAATATTGGAATCGGTTAGAGAAATTGTGGAGTTTTAGCATGATGGAACTCTGATTCGAGTAAGGTTTTAGTTTGTTAATTGTATGGCGAGCCAATCACTGAGTAGAAATTTAGTGTTATAAAATTTCAATTCACCTACGCCTTTGCAGCGGCGGCCATCTTTGAGGTTAGTATGTTTGAACGGTAGCAGCGTGAAAAAAAGAGATTTAAGATCTTAGTTGTAATTGAGattattttacctttttcactcaaaattttctaaatttaggATGATTTAactcaaattaaaataataagaatAAGTGAAATCATATGAATCTCACCATTGGAGGTTGATGAGCCAGATTGACCTGCCCTACGATGGCTCCGTATTGCATCGATTGCATCTCGCCAGTGCCATAGGGACGTTCGCCTTCAGTTTTTGACATCGATGTGACGTAAGAGAACGAAACCGTAATGGGGTAACATAAATTTGAAGAGAAAtaatgaaaacgaaaaaaaagaaaggaacGAAATCAAATGAAACATATGTCACTCATGCATGCACCCGGTTGCAAGCAACATAATGGAAATAACGACAGTACTGATAATAATGGGTGGCATTCCACGGATGGATAGATGCATGACCAGACAGACAAACGTTCATGTTCATATGAATGTGTGGCTTGAAAACGATTGCCAGTGCGGTGCAAATTGGGTCGGTGGGGTTTTTATGATGGACGGCAAACATCCTTTCAGCATTATCATCCAACCATAGCATGGAGCTCGCCACAGAAAGAGGAGCGAAAGAGTTAGTCGACGCTTATGCCGTCTCGGTTAGATGATGAATGCTATTAAATGCTTGACATCTTTTCATAATCCGTGAACGGATGCAATGAGCAGCGTCGGTCCTCGTCCTTTAGATGCCAAGATGTTCGAGACTTGGTCATAGATTCTATTGTCCGCTGCGATAAACTGAGAGTCAAAATCTTTTGACCTGTCCCAACAATTGAACTCAAGGGATTTGTATGAACATTCTTCAAACTTACCGTCATAACCGCGCATGATGGCCGGTTTCGCAATGGACTGCGTTTCCACTTTACCGGAGGGGGTCGTTTCTTCATGTTGCAAAAATGTGGCCCTGTAGATGATGGAAGAAATAAACCGAACTCTTAAAAATTATACCAAAAAAAGCACAACTGCTACTGTCAATGTAATGAAAAAAACGGCTGTGCTTAATTTGAAACATTTCTGGAAAACGCTGTCCAATTTCCCAGCTCAAAACATTGCTTGCAATTGCAAACAATACTCACTTCGACGGTGCCACACTCTCTTCCACCATGGTTGATCCTTCGTCGCCCTCAATTCCAAAATGATCCTTGGCCTGTTTCTTCTTCAGGATGATATCGATATAGCCGGCAATCAACTGCACTATCTGTTCGGCTTCCGTCGTTTGCACCGAGTAGTACTGATCGGCATAGTCGCCAAAGTCCAACGTGAACGTATTGGGCGAAGCACCCCAACGTCGTACCGTAGTCAGCGGCCACGTTTTCAAGATTTCCTTCGTTGTTTCATCCAGCCGCAGGACAGAGCTTTTGGTTACGCCGAGTAGACGGGGCACCAACTTGTTCTTACCGGTCATTTTCTCCTTAACCAGGAAGAAGGTGACTCCGTAAGTAGGTAGTTCGCGAGCCGTTTTCGTGTAGAGGTACTTGgcatccagatcggtcaggccTTGATGCTGGCGGTGTTCTGCGAAAACTTTCTTCTCGATGCTCTTGACGCGAGCGTATGGACCGGGCAGAAACTCTCGAAGGCTATAGAAATGGGAAAATGTTAGTTGACAATTAATTATGCCGGGTTCAACTTTAGTTGATACTTACTCCAAAAATCCCGGTTTGTGCTTGGACTCGTTGTAATCACCAAACTGAATGTGCACCTGAATACCGGCGAACTCGCATGCCTTCTCCTGAGTTACCGGATGAGTGCCGTCCAGGATGGCATCCCGAGCTTGAACATAAAGCAGATTAAGCTGCACCGGGTCCCGCGAATCGATGTTCTGATCCGAGTAGAAGAACTTTCGCCTCAACAGCACCGTTTCCGATTCGTCAATTCCTTGCTCTCGAAGCGTTTTTCCTACATCGACCCAATGGATTTCGTCATCCGTTCGCAGTTTCTTTCTCAAGCTTTCCATCTTAGCGTCACGGTCACGATCAGCGAACTTACGGCGCAGTGTCAACGTGCCCATGTTGGACTTATTATCCGGAAGATTTTCGTTCTGCGATTCCGGGTCTTCACGAACGAGACCATATTCTTCATGGTTCGTGATACCAATTTTGGTACAAATAACCACCATCAGTTGCGAAACAGGCTGGGAATCATCTACCAAAATCGTCTTGAGAGCTCCGTCCAACATCCGCACCCGAAGGTTTCGGTGCTTCCTCCTGTACTCCAGCACATCGTGGTTTCTCAACAGATAGTAGCCAAGGTTTCGCGCCGGTTCCAACCAGACGCCCTGCCGGGTGTCCTCATCCGCCAGAAACAGACCGAATTCCTGTGCATTTCCCTGCACCGCTTCGGCGAATTTGTCCTTGATGATGCGGCAGGCATCGAACACGGTCGTGTTTGGGTCGAACTGGATCGTCTTTGTGACTCGCCCGCCCTCCAAGCTGATTCGTAGCGACAGAGTCGACATGGTGCTTTGATGTTGCTGCGGTGGCagcggctgctgctgctgctgacaaCGGCAGACGGCGACGGTCCGTGAGTGGCACTGTGCGGGGTTGGGCAGGGAGAAAGTAAACGAGAAATTAGATTACGGGCAAAAATCGATAAATTTAAATGCGGATTTTGCTTTAGTCTGTTTTGCATGTTTCTTCATCAGTCTAAAACGGCATAACTCAACATCGAGCGAGCCTATGGATAGGGGAGATGGCAGTAGCTCAAGCTGCGGCAGTTTCTACTGACTAATGACAACGCCCCATGCCAGTGCGATGATGACTGGCTGTTAATGGGTAGTAggtggaatgggaattgggaatttCAGGACTCTAGAAAAGGGGCTGACAGCGAACAAGATATGAATGATGGACAAGCGTGGAAAATGGATGTTGCCTGTCTTATGGTTGGTAGCTAGATACATGCAAGGAACTGGTTGgtatttttatggatttttattttgaacttgcTTATAACGGTTTTAATCAAATACTAAAAAACGAATTAAAAACAACTTAGTTTTGAGCCCTAAATCCTtataaaattcattaaaatttaagtCATTCCTATTGGTAAATGACGAAAATTGGAAAGTAACGATTCAGAGATGAGAGATTGAAAACCTGGCATTGGTGAGTTGTGGTACCGGTAGTACCAGTACCGAAAATCCCGGAAATACCGTCGATTGCACACCAAAGGGAACTGGTATTTTAGGTACTCAAAAAAGCGTATGATGGCTAATTTCCCCTATTCGATTCGGAATTCAATTTAAACAAAGATGAAGtaaaaataaatgtgttttGTTTCAAACAAAAGATCTTTCCGGTATTATTGAATATTATTCTTTCAATCTATAATTCATGGGCAATTTGATCGCaatttaaagtttttaatttaaaaaaaataaaggtaAGTATTGTATAACAAATTACTTCAAAATGAATACCTGTACTAAATTAATATCAGTAAGGTATCTAATGATAACTTGAGCTgtagctgattttttttcaattaattttaaaattatttaggagcgaaaagtttttttgaactttttaaCAAGTTTTATTGGGAAAATAACAAAatggggttgaaaaacccagaaaaatttcttacgtaattagtgtacggccccatgGGATTAATCAGTTTTAATCTTTGAAACGATTTtaacgtttgctcactaccgccatctggttgccgctcgTCCAGACACAGTaaatttagcattgggcgataatGGTTTCGTGACGATTATTTTGATTGCactttgttctaagtgagacgtctgtttctctgtggtttgGTGCTCTGAGGAATGCACAATGGTTCAAGggcagccaaaacctcaaaaatcaaaattcgtatttccgttggaatttttatttttctcagtTATTAGAATACTTATgtggttcaaattcaaaatttgaagttgTTCTGTTGAGTTTTGACTTTGTTAAACATTTTGAATTAGACATGAGTATTGATTTTCATTCGAAAACGCTGTTTGACAAAACGTTGAGATCAGCATTatattatttcaaaaatgcattttcagGATATCAAGTAGTATATCTATGTTGAGtacatgtcttcttcttcttcttcattggcattacatcccacactgggacattgccgcctcacagcttagtgttcattaagcacttccacagttattaactgcgaggtttctaagccaagttaccatttgtgcattcgtatatcatgaggctaacccgatgatacttttatgcccagggaaatcgagacaatttccaatccgaaaattgtctagaccggcgccgggaatggaacccagccaccctcagcatggtcttgctttgtagccgcgcatcttaccgcacggttaaggagggACATGTCATATATACGTAATCAatagatctgttcaccattttcaaaagtatttcagattcaaagtgccatataaaattatatttcaatttcaatttcaatccctatttcaatgagtatcttaaatggagtctcctgaccaattttcagccaaatccatggatcatgctgaaaacttttctaaaaCATATGAAAACTCTCAGTCATCAAGCAAACATTAGCTTCATGTTCAAATGTTTGTGCTCGAGCTAAATTAATACACTCTATTCTTACCAGTAATAGACAATGTTGGCACTGAGATTTGAACTGCAAATCTGAATTGTCCCATATTTGTGGAAATTAATGCTATTTTCATAATTATATAAGAGACAGATTCCTTTCAATGAATAAAAACTAATATTGTTCAAGTCAACCAAAAATCAAGAACGGAAAACTAAATCGACcgcgttctaatcgacggtaaattcttttccgacatcacgaacgtacgcacttaccgcagtgcgaatattgaatccgaccactacctcgttgcagtatgtctgcgctaaaaactctcgacggtgtacaacagctaggcgcagcaaCTTTGAAGattgctggagagatattcgatccgccattggaagcaccgcaaccgctgcactaggcacggtggctccggatcagagaaacgactggtatgactggtgaatgtgagcagttagttgaggagaataATACAGCATGggagagattgctgcaacaccgcacgcgggcgaacgaggcacgatacaaacgggcgcggaacagacaaaacttgatttttcggaggaaaaagcgccagctggaagatctagaccgtgaagagacggaggaactgtaccgcgctaataacgcacgaaagttctatgagaagttgaaccgttcacgtaagggccacgtgccacagcccgatatgtgtaaagacataaacgggaaccttcttacaaacgagcgtgaggtgatccaaaggtggcggcagcactacgaagagcacctgaatggcgatgtggcagacgcaGATGGCGGTAAGGTGATGGACCATGgtgaacgcgcgcaggacataattctaccggctccggatctccaggaaatccaggaggagatcggccggctgaagaacaacaaagcccctggggttgaccaactaccaggagaggtatttaaacacggtggtgaggcattggctagagcgctgcactgggtcattaccaagattgggaggaggaagttttgccgcaggagtggatggaaggtgtcgtgtgtcccatctacaaaaagggcgataagctgtattatagcaactaccgcgcaatcacattgctgaccgagccgaatggagaaaaccaagatgaatacacagctaggtgtttcaatctgcccagTTTAcaagaagaaggcgggggttctactgaaaaactttgtcgaaggcaCCAAGTTTgtaattccgttacttttggagattttttacgttttatactgacaaccccttaaaaatgggtttttcatcatatctttttcattttatttctacattttttgcatgttctagaaagtttaagataatattaaaatacgccgTCGGGtagctacccgagcaaagctttagagcaaaacgataactcgttttgatgttgtgaaatcgctgAATATGATTaccaaatcgaaaactattcctgctatcgatgagagcaaatcaaaaactaaatttgatattggtaccgatagcaaaataagtacacagtttgatgtcagatcatacaatttagaaatctctagtaaaatgagatcaaaatatgtaataaatcataatgattcatatttgaaaacaaattatgatttcaatttgatgtcgaaatcaaaatgttttttctatatgctctcattatgttttcagacatTGCTCGGGTATTGTGACTCAAAaacctaaaaaataaaaaagttataacagttttattgattttttaggcaTATTTGATTTAACAaggggcaaattgtggcagtcaatcttATACGCATAACAAAGGACCTCTTCCCCTAATGAAATTACGagcttggtgtcttcgacaatgtttttcaggagaacttttactACAATTCTCGCGAAGACTTATatccagggctgacaatagtcatcgtcatagcacgaaatgccacagtagcgacgaggtgcagtgtcttcattgctacttcacacatcgtcaatgacgcgcacgacgttagctttcgtcgtgtaaccaaatcgtcatgacgacatcgaagaacgaagacttcataccgttattcttcaaacggcagctgccatgcgaagatttttattaatcCTTTGTAATAATGAGTTTGAAGTGACGTATTaaagcgttatgaatgttatcaatacatttatgttatcaagttcctactatttgtttatttgagacgccattatgtttttaactaGTCGGTGTATAATGACGtacaatcaattgtgtgaagaagtgacgacgaaaatcgtcataacttttggttgcgcgactatcgtcgtggtacgcatgcggcgcgaagaaaacgaataggtgttgcgctGTGCAATGTTAAGACGAAGACTAAATTTTTtccgctttcttcatacgacgagaatgactattgtcagccctgcttATATCTTCCATGTTGTaaagtggaaaaaaataaattttcatctcacttttaggaggattgatcataaggctgaatacctccaaagaagcgcgtcgactaactgataaaatgtctcgaagacgccgttacgctaaatcacataataaagctactattaaataaacgcgctgaaaacacgattttagccaccgTGCAATGGCCTTAATAATAATAACCGAATGTGCTAAAATGATTTCATCATAGTTTTTCAGCCTCAAGgaaaacaaaaccaaacaaaacaaattattacacgaatttctagatttttttttattttttgtttggtaGTGAAGCCGTGAAGCGTTAAAGAGATAAAATCACGTTTGGAAACAATTTTTTATAATACATATAATACATGTAAGTTTTGGGGAACCAAAGTCTCGCGGATTGGTCGAGCCCTTGGAATagaataatacagtaggaaggGAAAACAATTCAGCGTTTAAGAAATTACGTTGCCaatgttcacatagttgacattcttggcAATGTTTCATATCTGCAACTGGGGATGGGTGGACTATTATTGCAGTcaaacatcagcaactttcaaaatttgatggacaagggacatgtactcgagattaAGACCCGTcgacacttccctaataggctttggtggCTTTACCATGACGCGGAGATGTTCAGTACGCGCAGATCTCGGGCatcgatgctcctcgcacgcccacacgacatgccTTAATATACGGTGCCGCAAACACagttctagtttttttttatcaaaatcgtaTGTGTACCATCCGTTTCttaatacttcttcttcttcttcttcttttgccTGGGCTTAGGACTTAGAAATTGAGATGAACACCATCCACATCATTTTTTTGCGATATTAAATCGCATCGTCGAGTCGCTGTTCTTAATGCAGAACACACTGCTGATAAATGATTTCTTACGCTGGTGCACCAAATACGTAGAAATCTACATTATTTAAAACCGTGCCTATAGATATTAATATGACAATTGGATGCATCCACGACATCCGCTTGAATTTAAAACCCATCTTAGACAgttaaagacattccactaaaagagcttaacacatttttttctgaactctTACAGTTTCCATCACATTATTAGTACAGTTTACTGTTTCCATCACATTATTATAGTATTGTCTGTTCTGTTCTCGCAAATTTTGATTTAGACCACAAGATCGGAATATTTTTTCTTGTATCTCTTTGCAAATTGTAATTCATTTTAttatctcagtcgattcttttgCTTTTTAAACCTCAATCCTCtaactattcaaaaaaaaacgaaaacaaaaaagtgctgcacgtgtgaaccggcctgaaaaattcatccgATGTTCGTTGAAAGTCGGGCAAATGTTAGGCCAATCTTGAAAACCAGCACTTTGTTTTAATTATTGTTTAATatttagaggcgtcaaaaaatgtgggttctttgggaaagttgaccttaaataaaatgaagaatcgattaagcgaataaaaatttttgatgggaaaggtaaattcaaaattttcccatacacgctaaaaatgaactactcaaaattgagtcgaatccgactcattttcattaaaaacgggacaactcaaaatttgagtaaaagatactacttcaataaaatgatgatttcgcgaaagttaagcttggccttccatcaatttttaatactacagatgcgaatcaagtttatctatctatctaagtgcattttacgacaaacagactcctagtttaagtgcaatcatcattttattgaagtagtatcttttactcaaattttgagttgtcccgtttctaatgaaaatgagtcggattcgactcaattttgagtagttcatttttagcgtgtaggaAATTTAGGAGactttcccaagaaaatttagGTGAAATTAACTTGGGTGCACACTGTTTGTTTTCTCATGGAATGCACGTAGTAGCCTAATCATCTACTTTTTTGGCTttaatattgtgatttttttaaatgttataaGTTCATCACCTTAACCACCTACTACTAGCCTAGTTAACACATTGCTAAAATATTCAAGGATAGTAAAATATCACTTATCTATTGTTGACTAACAAGTATCGAATCAGGACAGCAACCATATAAGCATCCATGGTAACTGCTTCAGCACCCATCCACACTTTCGACTAAGGAAAGCAATGATCTCATCCCAACAGTTCTCACATTCAACGCACGATTCCAGCATGTAACTTCAATGATTGGGCATGCTTTGCGGAGCTTTGTGCTTTACTAGCCCAACAAGCAGGCGTGAATGAATGGAAGAATAACCCATAAACATATCATTCTCACGCATCATTGAATGGGTTGTTTGCGTATAACGGTGATAGTAATCTTTCCGGTTTCTCCCCTCTGGCAATACGCAGTGAGGGTGTCTTCCGCCACAATACGGAACGAGGAGCAGGGGGAGGGGGCGTAATAATTACACAGCAAAA comes from Armigeres subalbatus isolate Guangzhou_Male chromosome 2, GZ_Asu_2, whole genome shotgun sequence and encodes:
- the LOC134218558 gene encoding talin-2 isoform X3; this encodes MSTLSLRISLEGGRVTKTIQFDPNTTVFDACRIIKDKFAEAVQGNAQEFGLFLADEDTRQGVWLEPARNLGYYLLRNHDVLEYRRKHRNLRVRMLDGALKTILVDDSQPVSQLMVVICTKIGITNHEEYGLVREDPESQNENLPDNKSNMGTLTLRRKFADRDRDAKMESLRKKLRTDDEIHWVDVGKTLREQGIDESETVLLRRKFFYSDQNIDSRDPVQLNLLYVQARDAILDGTHPVTQEKACEFAGIQVHIQFGDYNESKHKPGFLDLREFLPGPYARVKSIEKKVFAEHRQHQGLTDLDAKYLYTKTARELPTYGVTFFLVKEKMTGKNKLVPRLLGVTKSSVLRLDETTKEILKTWPLTTVRRWGASPNTFTLDFGDYADQYYSVQTTEAEQIVQLIAGYIDIILKKKQAKDHFGIEGDEGSTMVEESVAPSKATFLQHEETTPSGKVETQSIAKPAIMRGYDGERPYGTGEMQSMQYGAIVGQVNLAHQPPMLQQTRISTVLSEPQRALVGYISAGQDAINKAEKDLESKAQLPPLGTDPGSLQWREETLDTSKQTVTTHLATMNAATAQVVTASQPDEIDHDAVGAAVSQITQSIPEVTKEVRLIAALMDDDCTGDKLLEATRKLCSAFSDLLKSAEPESKEPRQNLLNAASRVGEASGQVLSSMGEESIESRELHDMLLGLAKAVANTTAALVLKAKSIAAVTEDEATRNKVIAAASQCALATSQLVACARVVAPTIQSPACREQLESAAREVAKAVANLVEVCNEATDNQQLRGDLMSAAKDVSKTLAELLEHIKLSSREKARRVDDNPVEEVLVATDILVSASDPQEMIRQAQQLGKATAMLIQSIKGEAERQEDSNLQRKLLEAAKQLADATARMVEAARLCAGNPHDSGHQESLRIAAEELRVITTTTANTPEIKRRLINRLEQCSKHAAATATQCITAAQNALIHSNDVQTKAILLQDCQTVADQIPRLVAGVKNTLSRPDDPNAQLGLIDAAEMFLEPGAQVAQSARDLQPTVMDSAASQQLSRSALNLSHAIHDLRSAAHRAREACGGNELDAALEAVRNLRNVLNDTRRAGQEGNLRPLPGETADSCFKQLAGASNNVESSLYQLMSAVQQGNRTYAGVAGRDTALALGEYTKSVRGVVATTKNPGVVDCADQVILDSILVIEEAQKTLQNLDNQDQLVQVMKRTKGSLGRTIDCFPGVKDINEAYENMADLRAILDTGEFPPSTRAYGQLQNELKSAAETLNVAGGQVAHSYDSSIKLANTSQDFYHAYKELLTVTLEMAGQTVEDRAREEIVNSLRGVSNQSATLLGTAKFVAGDPDRPNAKNELSSAARMVTESINRLVDVCTQAAPGQKECDSAIRSIESLRPLLESAQEPLTDQGYFDCLDTVMEKSRTLGDGMTGIANNAKLSKHVEFGHSVDSVSDSIRGLIESAAQAAYLVGISNPTSVGGRPGLVDQSQFARASQAIRQSCEVLRGPASSQQQVLSAATIIAKHTSALCNACRIASSTTNNPVARRHFVQAAKEVANSTADLVREIKALDKDYSPVSRARCAGATEPLLEAVSSLCQFANSPEFISIPPRISTEGRKAQEPILHAGRGILDGAVDMVKTAKVLAMTPTDPPVWQQLAIHSRNVSESIKKLASSIREKAPGQLQCDQVLEVLKACSRDLNSAALAVGVDGLPQRKENNLQGFTNQSLNAASELIDRLEPIKSSAKKNAESLGHAVNQIAKHIVPLTNGVIGACSHVVHSGQQTVLIDQVKSVVECCSQLVQVAKNSGGNPRASHLHPELDEAVESTREAIQELNATVERLSTENGVVTGLMEQISRSMSRITDKRQSFLGASINDTFVDYQTRMVQSAKEIARYANEINAKAAIDPSKLAQLSVEMTHHYTQLAQDSIGASAMTTSPDVAIRIRQSVTDLGRSVNVLIQSTAGIRKDDSSGLVEISRGARDVSEKVSQVLAALQAGSRGTQACINASSTVSAIISDLDTTIMFATAGTLHSEEEGKFSDHREHILKTAKALVEDTKILVAGAAGTQDQLAAAAQNAVATILQLAEAVKHGAASLGSNQPDSQVMVMNAVKDVAAALGELINATKLASGKPINDPAMNDLKDSAKMIRELCLSQVHEYREGRQGSTKSSTQSSSTAVSSFSTTSSSWVGKF